One Fibrobacter sp. UBA4297 DNA window includes the following coding sequences:
- a CDS encoding ATP-dependent helicase C-terminal domain-containing protein, whose product MRTYKDLAIAEEEQKLVDAVNKTNNLLVEAPTGSGKSLYIPWFLSKHFSGRIVVLQPRRIAALALAQYSAKLHNEPCGKTVGYQFRQDSCKSSATRILFQTYGNFLQELLHGKMNAEWVIFDEYHERKADMDLLFAYLLKLQAASQASGRESIKAPRIAVMSAKLNREEMEQALGVKCLELGHPLYPVQILHQKPAAGVNISAGQGIENEVVRALRTLYRNNVWQTTLVFLPGKAEIAKCHTAASEALGDNVAEFLELYGGQDRETQDRIFEETDRPRVIFTTNIAETSITVPNVTGVVDSGIERVSEYDDSEKVNVLRTLPISLQNAIQRSGRSGRTQNGCAIRLWTEDAEKHMPQGIVPEVLQIEPSELLLQKAALEDSWALSPNGSRVTIDDDVIAKQSQIKLPTAIPEARERVATAMLENFGMLQGGRITELGKRAIQTPISNIPLALILAKATSTADLPDLLLAAMAWIHSGTEFVQKSKNTFNLLTLASDTLSKAINVPREVLFTLKQLRDYRDNLDERRVTRDERRGMPIAKGEPNTHAIAQSLLAAFPDALATPSGNVYKLSNGNTIRLQVSEPPYALLALSMLRTGGGSKSELRVSLYAPVPKELLGGEIENIRYELLWRSGQERFIGIEIHESESPNGDIRETSRKEILPQEASPKVLEKLKELTAEAWRDKLEKENWTGRYLTENIQTLLIKMRLAAKLYPEYGLPDFNDEDMELILNELTDGIFLLRDINEDRYRNIVEDYFGKSMLAWLQKTFPDHYVLPNGKRARYSYQEVATADEQSSGKIVQSADGVLVEISARIEDFMQLRGEHKIADGKLKVRYDILAPNFRTIQKTWDLTSFWQNTYAEVRKELRGRYPKHPWPEKVM is encoded by the coding sequence ATGCGCACGTACAAAGATTTAGCCATTGCCGAAGAAGAACAAAAGCTCGTAGACGCCGTCAACAAGACGAACAACTTGCTCGTCGAAGCGCCCACCGGTAGCGGTAAGTCTTTGTACATCCCATGGTTCTTGAGCAAGCACTTTAGCGGGCGCATTGTCGTATTGCAGCCGAGACGCATTGCAGCCCTCGCCCTCGCACAGTACTCCGCAAAGCTCCACAACGAGCCGTGTGGCAAAACCGTCGGTTACCAGTTCCGCCAGGACAGTTGCAAATCCAGCGCTACGCGAATTTTGTTCCAAACGTACGGTAACTTTTTACAGGAACTTCTGCACGGCAAAATGAACGCGGAATGGGTCATCTTCGACGAATACCACGAACGCAAAGCCGACATGGACTTGCTCTTTGCGTACTTGCTCAAATTGCAAGCCGCAAGCCAAGCATCAGGTCGTGAAAGTATCAAAGCACCGAGAATCGCCGTCATGAGTGCAAAACTCAACCGCGAAGAAATGGAACAAGCGCTCGGCGTCAAATGCCTGGAACTCGGGCATCCGCTTTATCCTGTACAAATTCTTCACCAAAAGCCCGCCGCAGGCGTAAACATCAGCGCAGGCCAGGGAATCGAAAACGAAGTTGTCCGTGCATTGCGCACTTTGTACCGCAACAACGTTTGGCAAACAACGCTCGTATTCTTGCCGGGTAAAGCAGAAATTGCCAAATGTCACACCGCCGCGAGCGAAGCTCTGGGCGACAACGTCGCCGAGTTCCTTGAACTCTACGGCGGCCAAGACCGCGAAACGCAAGACCGCATTTTCGAAGAAACCGATCGGCCGCGCGTCATCTTTACGACCAACATTGCAGAAACGTCTATCACGGTGCCAAACGTTACAGGTGTTGTCGATAGCGGCATCGAGCGCGTCAGTGAATATGACGACAGCGAAAAAGTGAACGTTCTCCGCACGCTCCCGATTTCGTTGCAGAACGCCATCCAGCGCAGTGGCCGTAGCGGCCGTACACAGAACGGTTGTGCCATCCGCCTCTGGACGGAAGATGCCGAGAAGCACATGCCACAAGGCATCGTGCCCGAAGTCTTGCAAATCGAGCCCTCGGAACTTTTATTGCAAAAAGCAGCGCTCGAAGATTCATGGGCCCTATCGCCTAACGGCTCCAGGGTGACAATTGATGATGACGTCATTGCGAAGCAATCTCAAATAAAACTGCCTACGGCGATTCCAGAAGCGCGCGAAAGAGTCGCCACCGCGATGCTCGAAAACTTCGGTATGTTGCAAGGCGGTCGCATCACAGAACTTGGAAAGCGCGCCATCCAAACGCCAATTTCAAATATTCCGCTCGCATTGATTTTAGCAAAAGCAACAAGCACCGCAGACCTCCCCGACTTGCTCCTCGCCGCCATGGCGTGGATTCATTCCGGAACAGAATTTGTCCAAAAGTCAAAAAACACGTTCAACTTGCTCACGCTCGCAAGCGATACGCTTTCTAAAGCAATTAACGTTCCGCGAGAAGTCTTGTTTACGCTAAAGCAACTCCGCGATTACAGAGACAATTTAGACGAGAGACGAGTGACGAGAGACGAGAGAAGAGGTATGCCTATCGCAAAAGGCGAGCCCAACACTCACGCCATAGCCCAAAGCCTTCTCGCCGCCTTCCCGGACGCTCTCGCCACACCAAGCGGTAACGTTTACAAGTTAAGCAACGGCAACACCATCCGTTTGCAAGTGTCAGAACCGCCTTACGCATTGCTCGCGCTCTCCATGCTCCGCACAGGTGGCGGCAGCAAATCCGAACTGCGCGTAAGCCTTTACGCTCCAGTGCCCAAAGAATTGCTCGGCGGCGAAATCGAAAATATCCGTTACGAACTGTTATGGCGCAGCGGTCAAGAACGCTTTATCGGCATCGAAATTCACGAAAGCGAAAGCCCTAACGGCGATATTCGAGAAACGAGCCGCAAAGAAATTCTCCCGCAAGAAGCATCGCCCAAAGTCCTCGAAAAACTCAAAGAGCTTACCGCCGAAGCTTGGCGCGACAAGCTCGAAAAAGAAAACTGGACTGGCCGTTACCTCACCGAAAACATCCAAACGCTCCTTATCAAGATGCGCCTTGCCGCAAAACTTTATCCGGAATACGGCCTACCCGATTTCAACGACGAGGACATGGAGCTTATCCTAAACGAGCTCACGGACGGCATTTTCCTTTTGCGCGATATCAACGAAGACCGTTACCGCAACATTGTCGAAGACTACTTCGGGAAGTCCATGCTCGCATGGCTGCAAAAAACGTTCCCCGATCATTACGTTCTCCCCAACGGCAAGCGCGCCCGCTACAGCTATCAAGAAGTTGCAACAGCCGATGAACAGAGCAGCGGCAAAATTGTACAAAGTGCAGATGGAGTTCTCGTCGAGATTTCCGCACGCATCGAAGACTTTATGCAGCTCCGCGGCGAGCATAAAATCGCAGATGGCAAGCTCAAAGTGCGTTACGACATTCTAGCGCCAAACTTCCGCACCATCCAAAAGACATGGGACCTCACGAGTTTCTGGCAGAACACCTACGCCGAAGTTCGCAAAGAACTCCGCGGTCGCTATCCAAAGCACCCATGGCCTGAGAAAGTAATGTAA
- a CDS encoding BamA/TamA family outer membrane protein encodes MKTFLLAGLASAFVSANAAEQDSLRVDSDQCSDGAKIESIEFEGLEHTKPHVVSRELTHKVGGSFSQKSFESEKLRLQDLDLFTDIYISCKSLSPLVSRPSSITLTYHVKEIFRWIPSPAGKKTDRDGLMLGLALANLNVLGEDIRAEVQFRTAIDPFFENNEYAFYASSPYLFGLPLGWNFEFLRTDSWDDLRGFQDATWLLSLDVSWKLLSHFSILGKTVYRYLEKGPGVLPEFGLGFAVDYRDSELDTRKGIYFESDVTHVGVGGRQGENFVEFLEDARAYYTFGRFVTGATALVRLRPGDVKKYDYYYHGGANTFRGHESDSLHLGVHEMLLTLEERFVLRERRPASLWGVNFFYGIQLVAGLDASVLWDKGAPGWKNYEGAVYGGLHVVIPALDRIRFEVGYSPDHGEPVFYFGLFDKVTSARWRSR; translated from the coding sequence GTGAAGACTTTTTTGTTGGCGGGGCTTGCTTCTGCCTTTGTATCTGCAAACGCTGCAGAGCAGGATTCTCTGCGTGTGGATTCTGACCAGTGCAGCGATGGTGCAAAAATCGAATCAATTGAGTTTGAAGGCTTGGAACATACGAAGCCTCATGTCGTGAGTCGCGAACTTACGCACAAGGTTGGGGGTTCTTTTTCTCAGAAGTCTTTTGAGTCGGAGAAACTTCGTCTCCAAGACTTGGACCTCTTTACGGATATTTACATTTCTTGTAAGTCCCTCTCGCCTCTCGTCTCTCGTCCCTCGTCTATAACACTCACGTATCACGTTAAGGAAATCTTCCGTTGGATTCCGTCGCCTGCTGGCAAAAAGACGGACCGCGATGGACTTATGCTCGGGCTTGCGCTTGCGAACTTGAATGTGCTGGGCGAAGACATCCGTGCCGAAGTGCAGTTCCGTACTGCCATTGACCCGTTCTTCGAAAATAACGAGTACGCCTTTTACGCAAGTTCCCCGTATTTGTTCGGGCTGCCGTTGGGCTGGAATTTTGAGTTCTTGCGGACGGATAGTTGGGACGACCTTCGAGGATTTCAGGATGCAACTTGGTTGCTTAGTTTAGATGTTAGCTGGAAATTGCTTTCGCATTTTTCGATTCTCGGAAAGACTGTGTACCGCTATCTTGAAAAAGGTCCTGGCGTGTTGCCTGAATTTGGGCTTGGCTTTGCTGTGGACTACCGCGATAGCGAACTTGATACGCGCAAGGGAATTTATTTTGAAAGCGATGTGACGCATGTGGGTGTTGGTGGCCGTCAAGGAGAGAACTTTGTTGAGTTTTTGGAAGATGCTCGTGCCTATTACACGTTTGGGCGTTTTGTCACGGGGGCGACCGCACTTGTTCGCTTGCGTCCGGGCGATGTAAAAAAATATGATTATTACTATCACGGCGGAGCAAATACGTTCCGTGGGCACGAGTCAGATTCGTTGCATTTGGGGGTCCATGAGATGCTTTTGACGTTGGAAGAACGTTTTGTTTTGCGCGAGCGCCGTCCGGCTTCGTTATGGGGTGTCAACTTCTTTTACGGAATCCAGCTGGTGGCGGGCTTAGATGCAAGTGTGCTTTGGGATAAAGGCGCTCCTGGCTGGAAAAATTATGAAGGCGCTGTCTATGGTGGCTTGCATGTCGTAATCCCGGCGCTGGACCGAATCCGTTTTGAAGTGGGTTACAGCCCAGACCATGGTGAACCGGTTTTTTATTTCGGACTCTTTGACAAGGTAACCTCGGCACGCTGGCGGAGTAGGTAA
- a CDS encoding inorganic diphosphatase, which produces MAINYLDLPIGRKYPYEVDCVVEIGKDTNLKYEYDERLHVFRLDRCLLSSMSYPCTYGFIPSTKADDGDALDMLIYSPASMITGTVCTCRVIGALDMTDGGKKDYKVLGVPVFNPRPFCDITDVDQMFLRITKNFFQNYKELEGKDVQIGEWKDAAFAREKVIAAHKAYFQNQVQVPESCYQEPEHDEKITAEELI; this is translated from the coding sequence ATGGCAATAAACTACTTGGATCTTCCAATTGGACGCAAGTATCCTTACGAAGTGGACTGCGTCGTGGAAATCGGCAAAGACACGAACTTGAAGTATGAATATGACGAACGCTTGCATGTGTTCCGTCTTGACCGTTGTCTTTTGAGCTCTATGAGCTATCCTTGCACGTATGGTTTTATTCCGAGCACCAAGGCTGACGATGGCGATGCTTTGGATATGCTCATTTACAGCCCGGCATCCATGATTACGGGTACGGTTTGCACGTGCCGTGTGATTGGTGCGCTTGACATGACCGACGGTGGCAAGAAAGACTACAAGGTCTTGGGCGTGCCGGTGTTCAACCCGCGTCCGTTCTGCGACATTACCGACGTGGACCAGATGTTCCTCCGCATTACGAAGAACTTCTTCCAGAACTATAAGGAGTTGGAAGGCAAGGATGTGCAAATTGGCGAATGGAAGGATGCTGCTTTTGCCCGCGAAAAGGTGATTGCTGCACACAAGGCTTACTTCCAGAACCAGGTGCAAGTACCGG